In Spirochaeta thermophila DSM 6578, the following proteins share a genomic window:
- a CDS encoding ABC transporter ATP-binding protein, with the protein MAALLTVDGLKKRFGRVTALDGLSFSIDRGEIYALIGPNGAGKTTTLRILSTLLVPDEGGFTIDGIDGLAHPDEVRSRISYLAEESLAYKHMTGESYLRFMAGLYADSITQEEEFFARGCELSGLGERLKDKISTYSKGMTRKLLIARAVMMTPLLAILDEPTSGLDVENAVQVRTLIRSLTEEGITVLLSSHNMLEVEFLARRVGIIHRGRLLAEGTPQELKERSGAENLEQVFMEVTR; encoded by the coding sequence ATGGCAGCACTCCTCACGGTCGACGGACTGAAGAAACGATTCGGGCGGGTGACGGCCCTCGACGGCCTCTCCTTCTCGATCGACAGGGGCGAGATCTACGCTCTCATAGGCCCCAACGGGGCGGGCAAAACCACCACCCTGCGGATCCTCTCCACCCTCCTCGTCCCGGACGAGGGAGGATTCACCATCGACGGTATCGATGGGCTCGCACACCCCGACGAGGTACGCTCACGAATCAGCTATCTCGCCGAGGAATCCCTCGCCTACAAGCACATGACGGGCGAGTCCTACCTCCGATTCATGGCCGGGCTCTACGCCGACAGCATCACCCAGGAAGAGGAATTCTTCGCCCGTGGGTGCGAGCTCTCTGGTCTGGGCGAACGGCTCAAGGACAAGATCTCCACCTACTCCAAGGGCATGACCCGCAAGCTCCTCATCGCCCGGGCGGTGATGATGACTCCCCTCCTCGCCATCCTCGACGAGCCCACCTCCGGCCTCGACGTAGAGAACGCCGTTCAGGTGCGCACCCTCATACGATCGCTCACTGAAGAGGGCATCACCGTGCTCCTCTCTTCCCACAACATGCTCGAGGTGGAGTTCCTCGCCCGACGGGTGGGCATCATTCACAGGGGACGACTCCTCGCAGAGGGTACACCGCAGGAACTGAAAGAACGATCAGGCGCAGAGAATCTGGAGCAGGTCTTCATGGAGGTGACCCGATGA
- a CDS encoding ABC transporter permease, producing MRKFAVLLRKEIQGLITPQVVLSVVVMVLVFVLLGAILKDQFAKMSEEAQDLKLTQIPSTPITSTGELVAYLNEQGIPAFEEDDFSPTLFESPDAPPRVLVFHSDFVEHLLSPEGDPPDVILYLSLRNTAGILQITRLVPPESFRTSLMEALRSVTLTGGGSEASPLLARYLEPARLREKVVYNGRIAAISPDTLIGYLINQNTILVLLLFMVSLFGAQFVATSIATEKESKTLETLLSLPVPRSYIATSKMAAAGIMALLMVVIYLAGFTYYLNSFQGIQNSTSAAQGSPDALSVNLALQHLGLVLPPWDELLRGVSYLLSLLNVLGIALILGLFAEDIRGVQVVVTPIMLVLLALYLLTLFLDVLSLPLLARLALYLFPFTHAFISTSLLLADDYLAVGLGLGYQALTFVLIFLLTLRIFHTDRVLTLKLPRLRRR from the coding sequence ATGAGAAAGTTCGCAGTCCTCCTCAGGAAAGAGATCCAAGGACTCATCACGCCCCAGGTCGTCCTGTCGGTGGTCGTCATGGTGCTGGTCTTCGTGCTCCTTGGTGCTATCCTCAAGGACCAATTCGCAAAGATGAGCGAAGAGGCACAGGATCTCAAGCTCACACAGATCCCTTCCACCCCCATTACCAGCACCGGCGAGCTGGTCGCCTACCTCAACGAGCAGGGCATCCCGGCCTTTGAGGAAGACGACTTCAGCCCCACGCTCTTCGAAAGCCCGGACGCACCTCCCCGTGTGCTCGTCTTCCACTCCGATTTCGTGGAACACCTCCTCTCCCCGGAAGGAGACCCGCCTGACGTCATCCTCTACCTGTCCCTTCGCAACACCGCCGGCATCCTCCAGATCACCCGACTCGTCCCCCCGGAATCGTTCCGGACCTCCCTCATGGAAGCCCTCCGGAGCGTCACCCTCACCGGCGGCGGGAGTGAAGCATCCCCCCTCCTCGCGCGGTACCTCGAACCGGCACGTCTGCGTGAAAAAGTCGTCTACAATGGGAGAATCGCCGCGATCTCGCCCGACACCCTCATAGGCTACCTCATCAATCAGAACACCATCCTGGTACTCCTCCTCTTCATGGTGAGCCTCTTCGGCGCGCAGTTCGTGGCCACCTCCATCGCCACCGAGAAGGAAAGCAAGACCCTCGAGACCCTCCTTTCTCTCCCCGTGCCACGGAGCTACATCGCCACCAGCAAGATGGCCGCCGCCGGCATCATGGCCCTTCTCATGGTGGTGATCTACCTGGCAGGTTTCACCTACTACCTCAACTCCTTCCAGGGGATCCAGAACAGCACTTCTGCGGCCCAGGGCTCTCCCGACGCCCTCTCCGTGAATCTCGCCCTCCAGCACCTCGGGCTGGTGCTTCCCCCCTGGGATGAGCTGCTCAGAGGCGTGAGCTACCTCCTCTCACTCCTCAATGTGCTCGGCATCGCCCTCATCCTGGGACTCTTCGCCGAGGATATTCGCGGCGTCCAGGTGGTCGTCACTCCCATCATGCTCGTGCTCCTCGCACTCTACCTCCTCACCCTCTTCCTGGACGTGCTCTCGCTCCCCCTCCTCGCCCGCCTTGCCCTCTACCTCTTCCCCTTCACACACGCCTTCATCTCCACCTCGCTCCTCCTCGCCGACGACTACCTCGCAGTGGGCCTGGGCCTCGGCTACCAGGCCCTCACCTTTGTCCTCATCTTCCTCCTCACCCTGCGGATCTTCCACACCGACCGCGTCCTCACCCTCAAGCTCCCGCGCCTCAGGCGACGGTGA
- a CDS encoding arginyltransferase, with amino-acid sequence MADRRHHSFENPLELLRRRDLLLPGGAEPCPYLEGRTWATEGLVASVMDGSLYEALLPYGLRRSGSYFYRNVCPGCTACIPLRVDATRFRPSKSQRRVLKKNRDVRIIVGTPNFDPEVYLLYRTYVSRWHRRPAPDEEEFRHFLCISPVETHLMRYYVDDRLVGAGWVDILPHGISSVYFAFHPDERARSLGTFSIMKEIEYARLLDKRWLYLGFYVAESRKMNYKARFRPHQLALDGRWIPNE; translated from the coding sequence ATGGCCGACAGGCGGCACCACAGCTTCGAGAACCCGCTCGAACTCCTCAGGAGGCGGGACCTCCTCCTCCCCGGCGGGGCCGAACCCTGCCCCTACCTGGAGGGCCGCACCTGGGCCACCGAGGGCCTCGTCGCCTCGGTCATGGACGGCTCCCTCTACGAAGCCCTCCTCCCCTACGGCCTCCGCCGGAGCGGATCGTACTTCTACCGCAACGTGTGTCCGGGCTGCACGGCCTGCATCCCCCTCCGGGTGGATGCCACCCGCTTCCGCCCCTCGAAATCGCAGCGCCGCGTCCTCAAGAAGAACCGAGACGTACGCATCATCGTAGGCACCCCCAACTTCGACCCCGAGGTCTACCTCCTCTACCGCACGTACGTCTCTCGGTGGCACAGGCGCCCCGCCCCCGACGAGGAGGAGTTCCGCCATTTCCTCTGCATAAGCCCGGTGGAGACCCACCTCATGCGCTACTACGTGGACGACCGGCTCGTGGGGGCGGGGTGGGTCGACATCCTTCCCCACGGGATAAGCAGCGTGTACTTCGCCTTCCACCCGGACGAACGCGCCCGCTCCCTCGGCACCTTCTCCATCATGAAAGAGATCGAGTACGCCCGACTCCTGGATAAACGCTGGCTCTACCTCGGCTTCTATGTCGCAGAGAGCCGCAAGATGAACTACAAGGCACGCTTCAGACCCCACCAGCTCGCCCTCGACGGCAGGTGGATCCCGAACGAGTGA
- a CDS encoding PP2C family protein-serine/threonine phosphatase — MHTGAQAQESIARRGPSLSPVADTRILMRVTSSYYHTHAIAALASQYCCVFPDALLEDLALDLSPHPEVEAVAVVDRAGRPRGILRRRHVHAMLSRPYAWEVFKRSSVLEAMEEAPTVHQETHYLSVFADAREHIYGEDPRYYVLVDDSGRYTGMVSTRDMLVYSYRRIMEDLSLARTIQQRIHPAEQEIHRPGLSCLTFTSMSQGIGGDYLNIRSYRPGTWFILMGDVSGKGIAASLVASLLDGIFRTYRGKEGAEGLLTHLNAHLYHLFALEKFLTAVLVVAREGSPTVTIYDMGHSYLFLIREGRIKRLKTHQSNLPLGIHPELSPVANTLTLKEGDVLFAHTDGLTEQHNPEGATFSYDRITRAVDAWDGNEIRTLKDLILHEHLTFRDSHPQEDDITFFLLTIYPP, encoded by the coding sequence ATGCACACCGGTGCACAGGCACAGGAGTCCATCGCCCGGAGAGGCCCCAGCCTCTCACCCGTTGCCGACACCCGCATCCTCATGCGCGTCACGTCCTCCTACTACCACACCCACGCCATCGCAGCCCTCGCCTCACAGTACTGCTGCGTCTTTCCCGACGCCCTCCTGGAGGACCTCGCCCTCGACCTCTCACCGCACCCGGAGGTGGAGGCCGTGGCCGTGGTGGACCGCGCAGGAAGACCACGTGGGATACTCCGTCGGCGGCACGTACACGCCATGCTCAGCCGCCCCTATGCCTGGGAGGTCTTCAAACGTTCCTCGGTGCTCGAGGCCATGGAGGAGGCCCCCACGGTCCACCAGGAGACCCACTACCTCTCGGTCTTCGCGGATGCACGGGAGCACATCTATGGGGAGGACCCGCGGTACTATGTGCTCGTCGACGACTCGGGACGCTACACCGGCATGGTGAGCACCCGCGACATGCTCGTCTACAGCTACCGCCGCATCATGGAAGACCTCTCTCTCGCAAGGACCATCCAGCAACGCATTCACCCGGCCGAACAGGAGATACATCGGCCCGGCCTCTCCTGCCTCACCTTCACCAGCATGAGCCAGGGAATAGGCGGCGACTACCTCAACATCCGGTCCTACCGACCCGGCACCTGGTTCATCCTCATGGGAGACGTCTCCGGCAAAGGGATCGCCGCCTCCCTGGTGGCGAGCCTGCTCGACGGCATCTTCCGGACCTACCGAGGCAAGGAGGGAGCGGAAGGCCTCCTCACCCACCTCAACGCCCACCTCTACCACCTCTTCGCCCTGGAGAAGTTCCTCACCGCCGTGCTCGTCGTAGCACGGGAGGGATCCCCCACCGTGACCATCTACGACATGGGCCACTCCTACCTCTTCCTCATACGGGAGGGAAGGATCAAACGCCTCAAGACCCACCAGAGCAACCTGCCGCTGGGTATCCACCCCGAGCTTTCCCCTGTGGCGAACACCCTCACTTTGAAGGAAGGCGACGTCCTCTTCGCCCATACGGACGGACTCACCGAGCAGCACAACCCCGAGGGGGCCACCTTTTCCTACGACCGCATTACGCGTGCCGTGGACGCGTGGGACGGGAACGAGATTCGCACCCTCAAGGACCTCATCCTCCACGAACACCTCACCTTCAGGGACAGCCATCCGCAGGAAGACGACATCACGTTCTTCCTGCTTACGATATATCCCCCCTAA
- a CDS encoding nucleotidyltransferase domain-containing protein, translating to MSIPHRGKDMGEQVAKETIRTAKAVIKEEVEKAGFHLVRILLFGSRARGDSTSHSDWDFYVVVDTPIDFPTKRRVAGSIQMRLAEQHIFCDIIIQSREAFTHLSRSKNTISYLARTEGIRI from the coding sequence ATGAGTATTCCTCATCGAGGCAAGGATATGGGAGAACAAGTTGCCAAAGAAACTATACGTACTGCGAAGGCCGTGATCAAAGAAGAAGTTGAAAAGGCGGGCTTTCATCTGGTACGTATTCTTCTTTTTGGCTCACGGGCCCGAGGAGATAGCACTTCACACAGCGACTGGGATTTCTACGTGGTGGTCGATACACCGATCGATTTTCCCACGAAACGGCGTGTAGCCGGGAGCATACAAATGAGACTCGCAGAGCAGCACATCTTCTGTGATATCATCATCCAGAGCCGGGAAGCGTTTACTCACCTTAGCCGTTCAAAGAATACCATTTCTTACCTGGCCCGCACCGAAGGAATAAGGATATGA
- a CDS encoding HEPN domain-containing protein has protein sequence MSEQVEKWLLKAEHDLIVARNESKIEGAPTDVICFHCQQAVEKYLKAFLTHHQVDMRRTHNIAELLTLCIEKDRDFEELKKRRIYELTIYAVQVRYPDDFYIPSPEETTEALTMAEYTRAFVMRKLS, from the coding sequence ATGAGCGAGCAGGTAGAGAAATGGCTCCTTAAAGCAGAGCACGACCTCATCGTAGCGAGAAACGAGAGTAAGATAGAGGGGGCTCCTACCGATGTAATATGCTTTCACTGTCAACAAGCAGTGGAAAAGTATCTCAAAGCATTTCTCACCCACCATCAGGTCGATATGCGCAGAACCCACAACATTGCAGAACTTCTCACTCTCTGTATCGAGAAGGATAGAGACTTTGAAGAATTAAAAAAGCGCCGTATCTACGAGCTCACCATCTACGCGGTACAGGTCCGCTATCCCGATGACTTCTACATCCCCTCGCCTGAAGAGACTACAGAGGCACTCACAATGGCCGAATACACCCGGGCCTTTGTTATGAGGAAGCTCTCGTAG
- a CDS encoding class I SAM-dependent RNA methyltransferase, whose amino-acid sequence MERYVLTVEKLIPGGLGLCRHEGRVVMVPDVVDGEVVEVEVVARHSDYDEGVLVGVREGAAARVAPRCGYYGVCGGCALQHVAYDHQVEVKRGWLEEHLRRAGVGEVPECEVYAGSAYGYRSRVQVQVEGGRPGFLGRDLTHVAVEGCAVAHPACGPAFRREYRIERGKVPFVGWEGRLWGGEEPEEFCVEVGGYVFHGRTDLFFQSNLFGLERLLGWLEGVVPAGDGGEAWDLYAGVGVFSQVLARRGWRPRLVESAVASLGYAEQALGGGAAYVGVSAERFLRGYRGVVPGMVVADPPRGGLSRTVRAFFEGQGVPLLVYISCNTATFARDVAHLVWAGYRLTRLAFFDFYPQTPHMEVAGVLSK is encoded by the coding sequence ATGGAGCGGTATGTTCTTACGGTTGAGAAGCTGATTCCCGGTGGGCTCGGGTTGTGCCGACACGAGGGACGTGTGGTGATGGTGCCTGATGTGGTGGATGGGGAGGTGGTGGAGGTGGAGGTGGTCGCGCGGCACAGCGACTACGATGAGGGGGTGCTGGTGGGGGTGAGGGAGGGGGCGGCGGCGCGAGTGGCGCCGAGGTGCGGGTACTACGGTGTGTGTGGGGGGTGCGCGCTCCAACACGTGGCGTACGACCACCAGGTGGAGGTGAAGCGAGGGTGGCTGGAGGAGCACCTGAGGCGGGCGGGGGTGGGTGAGGTGCCGGAGTGCGAGGTGTACGCAGGGTCGGCGTACGGGTACCGGAGCAGGGTGCAGGTACAGGTGGAGGGGGGAAGGCCAGGGTTCCTGGGGCGCGATCTCACGCACGTGGCGGTGGAGGGGTGCGCGGTGGCACACCCGGCGTGCGGGCCGGCCTTCCGGAGGGAGTACCGGATTGAGAGGGGGAAGGTGCCATTCGTGGGATGGGAAGGGCGGCTGTGGGGCGGGGAGGAGCCGGAGGAGTTCTGCGTGGAGGTGGGGGGGTACGTGTTCCATGGGAGGACAGACCTGTTCTTCCAGAGCAATCTATTCGGGCTGGAGCGACTGCTCGGGTGGCTGGAGGGGGTGGTGCCGGCAGGGGATGGGGGGGAGGCGTGGGACCTGTACGCAGGGGTGGGGGTGTTCTCACAGGTGCTGGCGCGGAGAGGGTGGCGGCCGCGGCTGGTGGAGAGCGCGGTGGCGTCGCTGGGGTATGCGGAGCAGGCGCTGGGGGGAGGGGCGGCGTATGTGGGGGTGTCGGCGGAGCGGTTCCTGCGGGGGTATAGGGGGGTGGTGCCAGGGATGGTGGTGGCAGACCCGCCGAGAGGCGGGCTCTCGCGCACGGTGCGCGCCTTCTTCGAGGGGCAGGGGGTGCCGCTGTTGGTCTACATCTCGTGCAATACCGCCACCTTCGCCCGAG